Proteins from a single region of Bdellovibrio bacteriovorus HD100:
- a CDS encoding thiamine pyrophosphate-dependent dehydrogenase E1 component subunit alpha: protein MAKKTTVKAGGKAAAGKTTKKAAKPAAKSTVKASKKATAPAKKKQSFGGLSEEILLRMHNLMVKSRVLEERLIKIYKAGEAYFWIGGPGEEAWGVALGMLARKGSGPENDWLHLHYRCTPTMVALGMDMIDSIRLMMNRATDPSTGGRNFSSHYCFPQWNVAPVTSPLEVQYPIACGTAHVQKRAGKGAISIVTGGDAGTAEGDFASCLILASRKGQELPMLITVQNNGYGISTPYEGQHGETNIADRAAAFNIRSRVINGNDPIETYLALKEEMEYIRKTGKPSFIEAKVTRLYGHSSADGANKKPHLFDPVLTFEKNLIDAGILDPKVAKKIWEDYEAEGVSAQEQARQEPVPTPESVWDHVYVNSENADWRKF, encoded by the coding sequence ATGGCTAAAAAGACCACTGTGAAAGCAGGGGGTAAGGCGGCTGCTGGTAAGACTACCAAGAAGGCTGCAAAACCTGCTGCAAAGTCCACTGTGAAAGCTTCTAAAAAAGCGACTGCTCCTGCAAAAAAGAAGCAGAGCTTTGGTGGATTGTCTGAAGAAATTTTGCTTCGCATGCATAACCTGATGGTTAAATCCCGCGTGCTTGAAGAACGTCTGATCAAAATTTATAAAGCCGGCGAGGCTTACTTCTGGATCGGTGGACCTGGTGAGGAAGCCTGGGGTGTTGCCTTGGGTATGCTGGCGCGCAAAGGCTCTGGCCCAGAGAACGACTGGTTGCACCTGCACTATCGCTGTACTCCGACGATGGTGGCTTTGGGCATGGACATGATTGATTCCATCCGCTTGATGATGAACCGTGCGACGGATCCATCCACAGGTGGTCGTAACTTCTCCAGTCACTATTGCTTCCCGCAATGGAACGTGGCTCCGGTGACGTCTCCTTTGGAAGTTCAATATCCGATCGCGTGCGGTACGGCTCACGTGCAAAAGCGGGCGGGTAAAGGTGCGATCTCCATCGTGACTGGTGGTGACGCTGGGACTGCTGAAGGTGATTTTGCATCCTGCTTGATTCTTGCCTCCCGTAAGGGCCAGGAACTTCCGATGCTGATCACTGTACAGAACAACGGCTACGGTATTTCGACTCCGTACGAAGGTCAGCACGGTGAAACGAACATCGCGGATCGCGCTGCTGCGTTCAACATCCGTTCCCGTGTGATCAACGGCAATGACCCGATTGAAACATATCTGGCTCTGAAAGAAGAAATGGAATACATCCGTAAAACCGGCAAACCATCCTTCATCGAAGCGAAGGTGACTCGTTTGTACGGTCACTCTTCCGCGGACGGCGCCAATAAAAAACCACACTTGTTTGACCCGGTTCTGACTTTCGAAAAAAACCTGATCGACGCTGGCATTCTGGATCCGAAGGTGGCGAAGAAGATCTGGGAAGATTATGAAGCCGAAGGCGTCAGCGCTCAGGAACAAGCCCGCCAGGAACCGGTACCGACTCCGGAATCTGTTTGGGATCATGTTTACGTTAACAGCGAAAATGCAGATTGGAGAAAATTCTAA
- a CDS encoding alpha-ketoacid dehydrogenase subunit beta — protein MASIAQAIRMALHYGEANMGVKDIFGQDVGAPLGGVFTATQGLETAWNSTLDERGIISMAMGIAMGGDRCVAEIQFADYIFNTIDLLKIAGNTLWCTNGQIQLPMVVMTPVGAGIFGSVYHSHSFDAWASRLQGWKIVMPSNPLDAYGLMLSAIEDPNPVLYLKSKALMRHKGDELIPGEPADEKELKAMIDKPVQNSEGWKPRWPELEKYMVPIGKGKITHAGEHITVVTYSRMVHLCDEVAVKLAEEGISVEVIDLRSIYPYDWPMIKASIEKTGRVLFVNEDTEVTNFGEHLAYRATQECFYQLMARPRVLAGKNLPGIGLHPNLEKNSVPQIHDIELAIREVVAEVP, from the coding sequence ATGGCAAGTATTGCTCAGGCCATCAGAATGGCCCTTCACTATGGTGAAGCCAACATGGGAGTTAAAGACATCTTCGGTCAGGACGTGGGCGCACCACTGGGGGGCGTTTTCACAGCGACTCAAGGTTTGGAAACGGCGTGGAACTCCACTCTGGATGAACGTGGGATCATCAGCATGGCGATGGGTATCGCGATGGGTGGTGACCGCTGCGTGGCTGAAATCCAGTTTGCCGATTATATCTTTAACACCATCGATCTTTTGAAAATTGCCGGTAACACTTTGTGGTGCACGAACGGTCAGATTCAACTGCCGATGGTGGTGATGACTCCGGTGGGTGCGGGGATCTTTGGTTCCGTTTACCATTCTCACTCTTTCGATGCATGGGCCTCCCGCCTGCAAGGCTGGAAGATCGTGATGCCGTCCAATCCGTTGGATGCTTACGGTTTGATGCTTTCTGCGATCGAAGATCCAAATCCGGTTCTTTATTTGAAATCCAAGGCGCTGATGCGCCATAAAGGTGATGAGCTGATCCCAGGTGAACCTGCGGATGAAAAAGAGCTTAAAGCCATGATCGATAAACCAGTTCAGAATTCTGAAGGCTGGAAACCTCGCTGGCCGGAACTTGAAAAGTACATGGTTCCAATCGGCAAGGGCAAGATCACTCACGCGGGTGAACACATCACGGTTGTTACCTACAGCCGCATGGTGCACCTGTGTGACGAAGTGGCGGTGAAACTGGCGGAAGAAGGCATCTCTGTTGAGGTGATCGATCTGCGCTCGATTTATCCATACGACTGGCCGATGATCAAAGCATCCATCGAAAAAACCGGCCGTGTATTGTTCGTGAACGAGGACACGGAAGTGACCAACTTCGGCGAACATTTGGCTTACCGTGCGACTCAAGAGTGCTTCTATCAACTGATGGCGCGTCCGCGTGTTCTGGCCGGTAAAAACCTGCCGGGCATCGGTCTGCACCCGAACCTTGAAAAGAACTCTGTGCCACAGATCCATGACATTGAACTTGCGATTCGTGAAGTCGTAGCGGAAGTGCCGTAA
- a CDS encoding class I SAM-dependent methyltransferase gives MKKEMSHRKKVRRRVNKKSTALVFDKYELYRKAVQSAENDVVFIWNTFRELKGKQPRVFREDFCGTFALSTEWIKLHPRHEAVGVDLDPEPMAYGKANYLTKLKPEQQKRMKLVEGNVLDPNLAKADIVAAMNFSYFCFKKRDVLKKYFANVLKTLNKDGMFLVDIFGGSQCYEAIEDAIKHEGFTYYWDQTNFDPVTNEALFHIHFKVGGKKIEQVFTYDWRMWSISEIRDIMEEVGFKKSHVYWEGTAPDGSGDGNFTRVDHGEACQSWIAYVVGEK, from the coding sequence ATGAAAAAAGAAATGTCCCACAGAAAAAAGGTCCGCCGTCGTGTGAATAAAAAAAGCACGGCTTTGGTATTCGATAAATACGAACTGTACCGCAAAGCGGTTCAGTCGGCGGAAAATGATGTGGTCTTTATCTGGAACACGTTCCGCGAGCTGAAAGGCAAGCAGCCCCGTGTATTCCGTGAAGACTTCTGCGGGACCTTTGCTCTTTCCACCGAATGGATCAAACTGCACCCTCGTCATGAGGCGGTGGGTGTGGATCTGGATCCGGAACCAATGGCCTACGGCAAAGCCAACTATCTGACGAAGCTGAAGCCGGAACAGCAAAAGCGCATGAAGCTGGTGGAAGGCAACGTGCTGGATCCGAATCTGGCCAAAGCTGACATTGTGGCGGCGATGAATTTCTCTTATTTCTGTTTTAAAAAACGCGACGTTTTGAAGAAGTATTTCGCCAATGTGCTGAAGACTTTGAACAAAGACGGCATGTTCCTGGTGGATATCTTCGGCGGCAGTCAGTGCTACGAAGCCATCGAGGACGCGATCAAACACGAAGGCTTCACTTACTACTGGGATCAAACGAACTTTGACCCTGTGACCAATGAGGCTCTATTCCACATCCACTTCAAAGTGGGTGGGAAAAAGATCGAACAGGTCTTCACCTATGACTGGCGCATGTGGTCCATCTCTGAGATCCGCGACATCATGGAAGAAGTGGGCTTTAAAAAGTCCCACGTGTACTGGGAAGGTACGGCTCCGGATGGTTCCGGAGACGGCAACTTCACCCGTGTGGATCACGGCGAAGCTTGTCAGTCCTGGATCGCTTATGTGGTCGGAGAAAAATAG
- a CDS encoding phospholipase: MSLAVYLLVTMVARQGFAKNTLKDFTSDGCSMSPDGFAWSVNAYLDCCVAHDVAYWAGGAREDRLRADEELKQCITVKANKYTADAYFRGVRVGGSAKLQTPFRWGYGWVEDRGYKPLDMEERSEVADKILSVDWEQIYDSIFLGNKK, from the coding sequence GTGTCGCTTGCTGTCTATTTGTTGGTCACTATGGTGGCTCGGCAGGGGTTTGCTAAAAATACGCTGAAAGACTTTACCAGCGATGGCTGCAGCATGAGTCCTGACGGGTTTGCCTGGTCGGTGAATGCCTATTTGGACTGCTGTGTGGCTCATGATGTGGCTTACTGGGCCGGTGGTGCCCGTGAAGACCGTTTGCGGGCCGACGAAGAATTAAAACAATGCATCACCGTCAAAGCCAACAAGTACACTGCGGACGCTTACTTCCGTGGTGTGCGTGTGGGTGGATCCGCGAAGCTTCAGACACCCTTTCGCTGGGGCTATGGCTGGGTTGAAGACCGCGGTTACAAGCCGCTGGATATGGAAGAGCGTTCCGAGGTCGCAGACAAGATTCTGTCGGTCGACTGGGAGCAGATTTACGATTCAATCTTTTTAGGAAACAAAAAATAA
- a CDS encoding phosphatase domain-containing protein: MRKYIALLAGLMLSAFAEAKVLVVSDIDDTLKVSHVLSKKGAATSFADDDSRFVGMSEIFQMLNLQHEDIEFHYVSLAPKLLMNEQHTDFLEENGFPITKLHMNSGIKQDPELKQKVIRKVLAETNPEVVIYFGDNGQFDAVVYDQMVKEFPHIPAVSYIREAYSRLDRSKFPTMEGQIGFVTSVEVAIDLISKGLLMKKAYGPIEQIVYKRMKKDDKDEKFGPMVFPWWQDCRDFKWQWDVMNPSVKLQKIQSVIAERCAQ; the protein is encoded by the coding sequence ATGAGAAAATACATCGCTTTACTTGCCGGATTGATGTTGTCAGCCTTTGCCGAAGCCAAGGTGCTTGTGGTGTCTGATATTGATGACACGTTGAAGGTGTCCCACGTGTTGTCCAAGAAGGGGGCTGCAACCTCATTTGCTGACGATGACAGCCGCTTTGTGGGTATGTCGGAAATCTTCCAGATGTTAAATCTGCAGCATGAAGACATTGAATTCCATTATGTGTCTTTGGCTCCAAAGCTTTTGATGAACGAGCAGCACACGGATTTCCTGGAGGAAAACGGCTTCCCGATCACGAAGCTGCACATGAACTCGGGTATCAAGCAGGATCCTGAGTTGAAACAAAAAGTCATCCGCAAGGTGCTTGCTGAAACCAATCCGGAAGTCGTGATCTATTTCGGCGACAACGGTCAGTTCGATGCGGTTGTTTATGACCAGATGGTCAAAGAGTTTCCGCACATCCCGGCGGTCAGCTATATCCGTGAGGCTTATTCCAGACTGGATCGTTCCAAGTTCCCAACAATGGAAGGCCAGATTGGCTTCGTGACGAGTGTTGAGGTCGCGATTGACCTGATTTCAAAAGGTCTTTTGATGAAGAAGGCCTATGGCCCGATTGAGCAGATCGTTTACAAGCGCATGAAGAAAGACGACAAAGACGAAAAGTTCGGTCCCATGGTCTTCCCATGGTGGCAGGACTGCCGCGACTTCAAATGGCAGTGGGATGTAATGAATCCTTCTGTGAAACTTCAGAAGATCCAGTCTGTGATTGCTGAAAGATGTGCGCAGTAA
- the pyrE gene encoding orotate phosphoribosyltransferase, whose translation MTRQELAKNIYDIAHLTGEFKLRSGQISNEYFDKYRFEAQPTLLREIAKQMVPLIPAGTEVLAGLEMGGIPIATALSLETGIPCVFVRKEAKEYGTCKFAEGLEIKGKKVCVIEDVVTTGGQVVLSTADLRSIGAEISTVLCVIHRGPHFPEPKLTEIGLDLRPLFKKSDF comes from the coding sequence ATGACCAGACAAGAACTTGCCAAGAACATTTACGACATTGCTCACCTGACTGGGGAGTTTAAACTTCGCTCGGGCCAGATCTCGAACGAATACTTCGACAAGTATCGTTTTGAGGCACAGCCGACTTTGCTGCGTGAAATCGCCAAACAAATGGTTCCCTTGATTCCTGCAGGCACCGAAGTTCTGGCCGGCCTTGAAATGGGCGGCATCCCTATCGCCACCGCCTTGTCCCTGGAAACCGGGATCCCTTGTGTGTTCGTTCGTAAAGAGGCCAAAGAATACGGCACCTGCAAGTTTGCCGAAGGCCTTGAAATCAAAGGCAAGAAGGTCTGTGTGATCGAGGACGTCGTCACCACTGGCGGCCAGGTGGTGCTTTCCACTGCGGATTTGCGCTCTATCGGAGCCGAGATTTCCACAGTTCTGTGTGTGATCCACCGCGGGCCACACTTCCCGGAACCCAAGCTGACCGAGATCGGTCTGGACCTTCGTCCATTGTTCAAGAAATCCGATTTCTAG
- the cutA gene encoding divalent-cation tolerance protein CutA has product MILFYIPCPDKTSAQSIARTLLEEKLVGCANIIPGMESMYWWEGKLETSSEHILILKALNTPDAQSRITKRVEELHPYDVPCVMTLPVLGINPAFKNWLEESQR; this is encoded by the coding sequence GTGATTTTGTTTTATATCCCCTGCCCTGACAAAACTTCCGCGCAGAGTATCGCAAGAACTCTGCTGGAGGAAAAACTTGTCGGTTGCGCCAACATCATTCCAGGCATGGAATCGATGTACTGGTGGGAGGGAAAATTAGAGACAAGCTCCGAGCATATCCTGATCCTGAAGGCTTTGAACACCCCTGATGCACAGAGCAGAATCACAAAAAGGGTCGAAGAGCTTCACCCCTATGACGTCCCGTGTGTCATGACTCTCCCCGTCCTGGGAATCAATCCCGCTTTCAAGAACTGGCTTGAAGAAAGTCAAAGATAG
- a CDS encoding CNNM domain-containing protein, with protein sequence MTIIIVLFISTIGISFLCSMLEAVLLTSTSAYIGVLVKENKRSGKLLEHLKENIDRPISAILTLNTLSHTLGSAAIAYQIQIQYGQEAVTVASFALTFMILILSEIIPKSVGAAHWKALVPFAAYTIQFMILLLYPLVIMSEWLGRFFAKTSEDPEVTREEILMTAEIGVEEGTLKGKESNIIKNLLMLDKIYVSDIMTPRSVFFALDKELTVEEVFNKYRPLRFSRIPVYDGSLDNIIGMTYRYKIHETLSNDLHDKKVGEIVTPISSIPERMTVSQVLDFFIKEKEHMALAVDEYGIVAGLVSLEDAVETLLGVEIVDELDSVEDMRKFALEQWQMRKQKLRRS encoded by the coding sequence ATGACGATTATTATTGTTCTGTTTATCAGTACCATCGGTATCTCTTTTTTATGTTCCATGCTGGAAGCTGTTCTTCTGACTTCGACCTCCGCTTACATCGGGGTTCTGGTCAAAGAGAATAAAAGAAGCGGAAAGCTTCTTGAACATCTAAAAGAAAACATCGACCGCCCTATTTCTGCCATCCTGACACTGAACACCCTGTCCCACACCTTGGGCTCCGCCGCCATCGCCTACCAAATTCAGATTCAATACGGACAAGAAGCCGTCACCGTGGCCTCTTTTGCCCTGACTTTCATGATCCTGATTCTGTCTGAGATCATTCCCAAGTCTGTCGGTGCCGCGCACTGGAAAGCCCTAGTTCCCTTTGCCGCCTACACCATCCAGTTCATGATCTTGCTTTTGTATCCATTGGTGATCATGTCCGAGTGGCTGGGCCGTTTTTTTGCAAAAACCTCTGAAGATCCGGAAGTGACCCGTGAAGAGATCCTGATGACTGCCGAAATCGGCGTGGAAGAAGGAACTTTGAAAGGCAAAGAATCCAACATCATCAAAAACCTGCTGATGCTGGACAAGATCTATGTGTCTGACATCATGACCCCACGATCCGTGTTCTTTGCATTGGACAAAGAATTAACCGTGGAAGAGGTCTTTAACAAATACCGTCCTCTGCGCTTCTCGCGCATCCCGGTTTACGATGGCAGCCTGGACAACATCATCGGCATGACCTATCGCTATAAAATTCACGAAACCCTTTCCAACGACTTGCACGACAAGAAGGTGGGTGAGATCGTGACTCCGATCTCCAGCATCCCAGAGCGCATGACTGTGTCCCAGGTTCTGGATTTCTTTATCAAAGAAAAAGAACACATGGCCTTGGCGGTGGACGAGTACGGCATCGTGGCTGGTCTGGTCAGTTTGGAAGACGCCGTTGAAACCCTTCTAGGGGTAGAAATCGTCGATGAACTGGACAGCGTGGAAGACATGCGCAAGTTCGCCCTGGAACAGTGGCAGATGCGCAAACAGAAACTGCGCCGGAGCTAG
- a CDS encoding dienelactone hydrolase family protein encodes MMKNLAAALLVWGAFMQAHAEVKTEMVEYKEGKTVLEGFLAQDDSLKGPRPAIIIVHQWMGLGEHEKASAQRLAEKGYVVLAADIYGKGVRPGSPAEAGKLAGTYKEDVKLYRAREKAAFDYLKKNKNVDAKQIVIMGYCFGGTGALEAARAGLPVVGAVSIHGGLASKNPKDVKNIKSKVLVLHGAIDPYVPPAEVDGFMKEMNEAKVDYQFVAYSGAVHAFTQKDAGNDPSKGHAYNPVAEKRSWAALEAFLNEVAPVAR; translated from the coding sequence ATGATGAAGAATTTAGCAGCAGCCCTTTTGGTGTGGGGGGCATTCATGCAAGCTCATGCTGAAGTAAAAACTGAAATGGTCGAGTACAAAGAAGGCAAGACGGTTTTGGAAGGTTTTCTGGCTCAGGATGATTCCTTAAAAGGTCCGCGTCCGGCGATCATCATTGTTCACCAGTGGATGGGGTTGGGTGAACATGAAAAAGCCAGCGCCCAGCGTTTGGCGGAAAAAGGTTACGTGGTACTGGCTGCCGACATCTATGGCAAAGGGGTCCGTCCCGGATCCCCGGCAGAGGCCGGCAAACTTGCCGGCACATACAAAGAGGACGTGAAGCTTTACCGGGCGCGTGAAAAAGCGGCCTTTGATTATCTGAAGAAAAATAAAAATGTCGATGCCAAGCAGATAGTGATCATGGGGTATTGCTTTGGCGGTACCGGAGCCCTGGAGGCGGCTCGTGCAGGTTTGCCTGTGGTGGGGGCGGTCAGCATCCATGGTGGTCTGGCCAGCAAGAATCCCAAGGATGTGAAGAACATCAAATCCAAGGTGCTGGTCTTGCATGGAGCTATTGATCCCTACGTGCCACCAGCGGAAGTCGATGGCTTCATGAAAGAAATGAACGAAGCCAAAGTGGACTATCAGTTTGTGGCGTATTCCGGAGCGGTTCATGCCTTCACTCAGAAAGATGCGGGCAATGATCCATCCAAGGGGCACGCCTACAACCCCGTCGCGGAGAAACGTTCCTGGGCGGCTCTGGAGGCCTTTCTGAATGAAGTGGCACCAGTTGCAAGGTAA
- the fusA gene encoding elongation factor G, producing the protein MSKKWNIDMVRNIGISAHIDSGKTTTSERILFYGGRIHAIHEVRGKDGVGATMDSMDLEREKGITIQSAATQVQWKDYTINLIDTPGHVDFTVEVERSLRVLDGAILLLCGVAGVQSQSITVDRQMKRYNVPRLAFVNKLDRQGANPYRVTDALIEKLRLNAVMIQIPIGLEDQHRGHVDLTDMKAYINQGESGENVLVEEIPADLVETAKKYRQIMIGKLADVDSAIEEKFLMEEEPTTEEIRAAIRKGTIGLKLVPVLCGSAFKNKGVQRLMDAVTYYLPSPAEKKEQALDITKNEEKFDLHPDPTKPLVALAFKLQETPFGQLTYMRVYQGKMGKGDFIVNQVNKKSVKIPRLVRMHSDKMEDIDVSYAGDIVALFGIDCASGDTFCDENIQASMQSMHVPDSVISLAIAPKDKTAANNFSKALQKFRKEDPTFRVHRDEESNETIISGMGELHLEIYVERMKREFNCEVIVGQPQVAYRETISVEAPYDYTHKKQTGGSGQYAKIVGKIQPLPPQEDGAVFKFENKVVGGRIPKEFIPAVEEGFKEQTVKGPLIGFPIVGVEVVLEDGAYHDVDSSYMAFKIAGMAALREVYASAKPTVLEPIMKLETTVPDEYQGSAVGQINQRRGSIVATTAFEGNCVIEAEVPLTEMFGYSTDLRSATKGKGEFSMEFAKYAPVPRNIQEELAKKYQAKRAAEQK; encoded by the coding sequence ATGTCCAAAAAGTGGAATATTGATATGGTCAGAAACATTGGTATCTCGGCGCACATCGACTCCGGGAAAACCACAACTTCTGAGCGTATTCTGTTCTATGGAGGAAGAATCCACGCCATCCACGAAGTTCGTGGAAAAGACGGCGTCGGTGCAACAATGGACTCCATGGATCTAGAGAGAGAAAAAGGGATCACCATCCAGTCTGCTGCAACTCAGGTTCAGTGGAAGGATTACACAATCAATTTGATCGACACACCGGGGCACGTGGACTTCACAGTTGAAGTTGAACGTTCTCTTCGCGTTCTAGACGGTGCGATCCTGTTGCTTTGCGGTGTTGCCGGCGTTCAATCTCAGTCCATCACTGTTGACCGTCAGATGAAACGTTACAACGTTCCTCGTTTGGCATTCGTGAACAAATTGGACCGTCAAGGTGCCAACCCATACCGTGTTACTGATGCTTTGATCGAAAAATTGCGTTTGAACGCAGTTATGATCCAGATCCCAATCGGTCTGGAAGATCAGCACAGAGGTCACGTTGACCTGACTGACATGAAAGCTTACATCAACCAAGGTGAATCCGGTGAGAACGTTCTTGTAGAAGAAATCCCAGCGGACCTAGTTGAAACTGCAAAAAAATACCGTCAAATCATGATCGGTAAACTGGCTGACGTTGACTCTGCTATCGAAGAGAAATTCTTGATGGAAGAAGAGCCAACAACTGAAGAGATCCGTGCGGCTATCCGTAAGGGCACTATCGGTTTGAAATTGGTTCCAGTTCTTTGCGGTTCTGCATTCAAAAATAAAGGCGTTCAGCGTCTGATGGACGCGGTTACTTACTATCTTCCGTCCCCTGCTGAGAAAAAAGAGCAAGCTCTTGATATCACCAAGAACGAAGAGAAGTTCGACCTGCATCCAGATCCAACCAAACCATTGGTTGCTCTTGCGTTCAAACTTCAAGAGACTCCATTCGGTCAGTTGACTTACATGCGCGTTTACCAAGGTAAAATGGGCAAAGGCGATTTCATCGTCAATCAAGTGAACAAGAAATCTGTTAAGATTCCTCGCTTGGTTCGTATGCACTCTGATAAAATGGAAGATATCGACGTATCCTACGCTGGTGACATCGTGGCATTGTTCGGTATCGACTGTGCTTCCGGTGACACTTTCTGTGACGAGAACATCCAGGCGTCCATGCAATCCATGCACGTACCTGATTCCGTTATCAGCTTGGCAATTGCGCCTAAAGATAAAACTGCGGCGAACAATTTCTCCAAAGCTCTTCAGAAATTCCGTAAGGAAGACCCTACATTCCGCGTACACCGTGACGAGGAATCCAACGAGACTATCATCTCCGGTATGGGTGAATTGCACTTGGAAATCTACGTTGAGCGTATGAAACGTGAATTCAACTGTGAAGTTATCGTGGGTCAGCCTCAGGTTGCTTACCGTGAGACTATCTCCGTTGAAGCTCCGTACGACTACACTCACAAAAAACAAACTGGTGGTTCCGGTCAATACGCGAAGATCGTTGGTAAAATCCAACCTCTTCCTCCACAAGAAGACGGCGCTGTATTCAAATTTGAAAACAAAGTTGTCGGTGGTCGTATTCCTAAGGAATTCATCCCTGCGGTTGAAGAAGGCTTCAAAGAGCAGACTGTTAAAGGTCCTCTGATTGGCTTCCCGATCGTTGGCGTTGAAGTTGTTCTGGAAGACGGCGCGTACCACGATGTCGACTCCTCATACATGGCGTTCAAAATCGCTGGTATGGCGGCTCTTCGTGAAGTTTACGCTTCCGCGAAACCAACTGTTCTTGAGCCGATCATGAAGCTTGAGACGACAGTTCCAGACGAATACCAAGGTTCCGCTGTTGGTCAAATCAACCAACGCCGTGGTTCCATCGTTGCAACTACTGCATTCGAAGGTAACTGCGTGATCGAAGCTGAAGTACCACTGACAGAAATGTTCGGTTACTCTACAGACCTTCGTTCTGCGACCAAAGGTAAAGGTGAGTTCTCCATGGAATTCGCGAAGTACGCTCCAGTACCTCGTAACATCCAGGAAGAACTTGCGAAGAAATACCAAGCTAAGCGCGCAGCTGAGCAGAAGTAA
- a CDS encoding RecQ family ATP-dependent DNA helicase, whose protein sequence is MTDLLQLLKANFPFTSFRGEQEQVLHKVWANQNLLALMPTGMGKSLCFQFPAKTREGLVVVISPLIALMQDQVFKAQELGISATFLSSTLSRDERESRQNRLAKGDFKLIYVTPERFRKPEFLQAIEKRAIQLLAVDEAHCISQWGHDFRPDYSRVGEFRALLGNPPTLALTATATPEVQKDILKKLNMEDALIISAGIERPNLALNVHDIYGIDEKIRAIVGLRHLTPGTAIIYCSLIQTLKKVSSALNRLGMAHLVYHGDLPPQDRKRNQKAFQTEEAPLMIATPAFGLGIDKSNVRLLIHAETPNSLESYFQEVGRAGRDGAESSCHLLYDQDDVSIQMEFLKWSHPEPDFIRKIYQLIEDKRMQVDQGGFDFLREQMNFRNRRDFRSEAAVSILERWGCLQKSDDPFPFACVQAPTDEQFLAENDEAILRAQNTKLLQMVQWANQDSECRMNRIYAYFGHEHTEPCGKCDICKR, encoded by the coding sequence ATGACCGATCTTCTTCAGCTTTTAAAAGCGAACTTTCCTTTTACTTCTTTCCGGGGCGAGCAGGAGCAAGTCCTGCATAAAGTTTGGGCAAATCAGAACCTACTGGCTTTAATGCCCACGGGAATGGGAAAAAGCCTCTGCTTTCAGTTTCCAGCAAAGACCCGCGAGGGCCTGGTGGTCGTCATATCGCCGCTGATCGCTTTGATGCAGGATCAGGTTTTCAAGGCCCAGGAGCTGGGGATCAGTGCCACGTTCTTAAGTTCCACTTTGAGCCGGGACGAACGCGAGTCCCGCCAGAACCGCCTGGCCAAAGGCGACTTCAAGCTGATCTATGTGACCCCGGAACGCTTCCGTAAACCTGAGTTTCTTCAGGCTATTGAAAAACGGGCCATTCAACTTTTGGCCGTGGACGAGGCTCACTGTATTTCCCAATGGGGGCATGACTTCCGCCCGGATTATTCCCGGGTCGGAGAGTTCCGCGCCCTTTTGGGCAATCCGCCGACTTTGGCGCTGACGGCCACGGCGACGCCCGAGGTTCAAAAAGACATCCTGAAAAAACTGAATATGGAAGACGCCCTGATCATTTCCGCGGGGATTGAGCGCCCGAACCTGGCCCTGAATGTTCACGACATCTATGGAATCGATGAAAAGATCCGGGCCATCGTGGGGCTTCGTCATCTGACACCAGGAACGGCGATCATTTATTGCTCTTTGATTCAGACGCTGAAGAAAGTTTCGTCTGCGTTGAACCGACTGGGCATGGCGCATCTGGTGTATCACGGCGATTTGCCGCCGCAGGATCGCAAGCGCAATCAGAAAGCCTTCCAGACTGAAGAAGCTCCGCTGATGATCGCGACGCCCGCTTTCGGGTTGGGCATCGATAAAAGCAACGTGCGCCTGTTGATTCATGCCGAAACCCCGAACTCTTTGGAATCCTATTTTCAGGAGGTCGGTCGTGCCGGTCGAGACGGGGCCGAGTCATCTTGTCATCTGCTGTATGACCAGGACGATGTCAGCATTCAGATGGAGTTTTTGAAATGGTCTCACCCCGAGCCTGATTTCATCCGCAAAATCTATCAACTGATAGAAGACAAAAGAATGCAGGTGGATCAGGGTGGATTTGACTTCCTTCGTGAACAAATGAATTTTAGAAATCGCCGGGACTTCCGGTCCGAAGCCGCAGTCAGTATTCTGGAACGCTGGGGATGTCTGCAAAAGTCCGACGATCCGTTTCCCTTTGCTTGCGTGCAGGCACCAACGGACGAGCAGTTCCTGGCGGAAAACGACGAAGCTATTTTGCGCGCTCAGAACACCAAACTTTTGCAGATGGTGCAGTGGGCGAATCAGGACAGCGAGTGCCGCATGAATCGCATCTATGCTTACTTTGGGCATGAACACACTGAACCGTGTGGGAAATGCGATATCTGCAAACGATAG